The bacterium sequence ATTGGGGATGGCGAATTTTTTAAATAAAGAATCTAAGACGTGCCAGAATGAATCGTCCGCATCAACGCCTTTTTTCTTAGCTTCCTGTCTTATCTTTTCTTCACAGTCAGCTTCCACATTTATCCCGCAATATTTTTTAAACGCTTCTGCGTATGTAATTCTTTCCCATTTTTCGGGGAAAGAGATTTTCTGCGACTGATAGACAATTTCTTCACTGCCTTTGGTTTCTTTAACTAATTCGTTTATCATTTGTTCGGTAAATTCCATTAGAACTTCGTAATCTGCATACGCCCAATAAAGTTCCATCATCGTAAATTCCGGATTATGTCTTGTGGAAGTGCCCTCATTTCTGAAATTTCTGTTTATTTCATAGATTTTTTCATATCCTCCGACAATTAATTTTTTAAGATAAAGCTCAGGAGCAATTCTTAAATAAAGGTCAATATCCAAAGCGTTATGGTGCGTAATAAACGGCTTTGCTAAAGCGCCTCCGGGAAGTGGCTGCATCATTGGCGTTTCTACTTCTATAAAACTGTGCTTATTTAGAAAACTTCTCATACCGGTTATTATTTTGCTTCTTGTAAGAAAGATATCTTTAACTTCACTGTTCATCACCAAATCCAGATACCTCTGTCGGTATCTTGTTTCCACATCCTGCAGACCATACCACTTTTGAGGAAGCGGATTTAAACACTTTGCCAAAGGCAAAAGTTCTTTTGCAACAATAGTAACCTCGCCTGTCCTTGTTTTAAAAACTTCACCGCTTACACCTATATGGTCGCCAATATCCAATAATTGTAAAATTTCATAAGTTTCTTGCCCAACCGTATTCAACTTGTAGTAAACCTGAACCTTAGAATCTTTATCCTGAATATCCATAAAAGTCGATTTGCCGTGCTCTCTAACACTCATTATCCTGCCTGCGACTTTTACGGGTTTGCCTTCAATTTCTTCGAATTGTTGATTGACTTGGCTTAACGAGTGAGAAATTGAAAATTTATTACTAAAAGGCTTTACACCCTTTTCTTCCAATTTGTTTAGCTTTTCTTCTCTTACCTTCGAAAGTTCGTCTCGTTCCATATTAACCTCAATTAAAAATGTAAAAATTAAGCATAAAAATTATCCCCCTGCAATCTGGAAGATTGCGGGGATTTAATCCCAGGAATTCTTCGAATTCCAAGGGACAAATTAAAGTGTAAAATTAGACAAAAACAGTGACCAATATCATTTATTCCCTATCAATTTTTCTTTTTGAATTTTGATTTAATATAGCGAATTATAGAAAACCCTTGCCATATAAGTCAATTTTGATAAATTCTATTAAATACTCGTTTTGCGCGTCTGCCCATCATTTTTGACGGTTAAGAGTTGAGGCGCTATTGACAGCCGTTGTAAAATGGTAATTGAGGATAAGGTAGAAAATGAAAAACTTGGAGTTTATTGTTCCCCAAAA is a genomic window containing:
- the lysS gene encoding lysine--tRNA ligase: MERDELSKVREEKLNKLEEKGVKPFSNKFSISHSLSQVNQQFEEIEGKPVKVAGRIMSVREHGKSTFMDIQDKDSKVQVYYKLNTVGQETYEILQLLDIGDHIGVSGEVFKTRTGEVTIVAKELLPLAKCLNPLPQKWYGLQDVETRYRQRYLDLVMNSEVKDIFLTRSKIITGMRSFLNKHSFIEVETPMMQPLPGGALAKPFITHHNALDIDLYLRIAPELYLKKLIVGGYEKIYEINRNFRNEGTSTRHNPEFTMMELYWAYADYEVLMEFTEQMINELVKETKGSEEIVYQSQKISFPEKWERITYAEAFKKYCGINVEADCEEKIRQEAKKKGVDADDSFWHVLDSLFKKFAIPNFIQPIFVTDFPIELSPLAKEKKGSGGKIVERFQPFIGSLELGNAYTELNDPREQENRFKKQTQMRDKGDEEAHPLDKDFITALEFGMPPTAGLGIGIDRLAMLLTDSKSIRDVILFPLLRPEA